Below is a window of Desmonostoc muscorum LEGE 12446 DNA.
CATAAACTCTAACAATAGGATGTTATGGTAAACACTGTTGATAAAATTTATGTTTAGCAGGTCAACTATCGAAATCCGATTTGATTATTGAATTCACTTGATTGGCGAGGGAACAGAAAAGGAAGGATACTACTGATGATTTATTGAACTTCAAGCAAGCACAATAGATGTACAGCTTGAGGACATTGCAAAGCTCAATAAAACCTCAATTTTGAAACTGTAATGTATATAAATAATAAATTTCCTACTCATCCTTCATTTCTTCAAGGCCTGCGAGTACTCGTTGTAGATAATGATGTCAATTTCTGCAATTCTTTAACAGCGATGTTGCAATCTTATGGTGTGAAAGTGCAAGCGGCATTTTTAGGAGAGCAAGCTCTAGAAATATTTGTCCGATGGCAACCTGATATCCTCTTGAATGGTATTTCCTCGCCAAAGGAGGATGGCTATACTCTGATTCACCAAGTAAGAACACTTGCGGGAGAGCGAGGCAAAGCAGTGCCAGCCATCGCTCTGACAAGCACTGTAACTGAAGATATGTATCAACACGCTCTTTTAGCTGGGTTTAGTCTATGCGTTGCTAAACCCGTAGTTGTTGATGATTTTGTTGCTGTACTTGGCATTTTAGCAATTGCTAATAATCCTCATACTCATGATAACTAGCTTTAATTAATGTCTGAGATATATATAGTAGTCTAACTCTTTATAAATAATGATATGGGTCATTTATTTCTGGAGATAATTATTTTTAAAATACTACTAATGAATTTGATAAACGATAGGATTAATCTCACGAATTATCAAATGTATATTTTAACTCAATTAGTTTTGCTTTTGAGTAGCGGAATTATTGGTATTGCATTTATTCTAGCTTCTTATTTATTAGCAATGACTTGGATTTAGAAAACTTAAGTTGTTTATTTAAATTGTACTTAAAGTATTATTAAGTACAAGGCAAGTAAGTAGACTGACCTAAAATATAAACCTAAATCTGCTAAACCATTGCAGTGCTAAACTTGATCTTATGACATCCGATCAACCCTCTGAACAACCTGTATCTGAATCTACCGCTAATGAAGCGTTCGACATAGAGCAGCAAGACATTGCAGATGCTTTATTTCCCATCGTTGGCATTGCCGCCTCTGCGGGTGGATTAGAGGCATTTACGGGGGTACTTAAGCATTTGCTTACCGATACAGGGATGGCATTTGTGCTGATTCAACACTTAGACCCTAACCACAAGAGTCTGTTGAGCGAGATTCTAGGAAGAACAACTTCAATGCCCGTCAATGAAGTGCGAGACGGGGTGACTGTGGAACCAAACTCTGTCTACATTATTCCGCCTAACACTAAGATGATGTTGTCTGGTGGGGTGTTGCAACTCACGCCGCGAGAGAAAGTTCATGGTAAATATATGCCTGCTGATGCGTTCTTTACTTCATTAGCAGCAGATCGAGGGCACAAAGCGATCGCAGTTATTCTATCTGGAGCCGATGGAGACGGTTCACTGGGGCTGAAGGCAATCAAGGCAGCTGGAGGCGTGACTTTTGCTCAGTGTGAAGACACGGCAAAATTCGATAGTATGCCCAATACTGCTGTTGCCACTGGGAATGTGGATTTTGTGCTACCGCCGCAAAAAATCGCCGAGGAACTGGTAAATCTCAGTCGCAATCCTTTTATTGCTAACTCTTTGCCACCGATCGCAGTTGAGAAGTTGCCCGAACAGGGGGATGCCCTGGCGACTATATTTGTATTATTGCGATCGCAAACTGGCGTTGACTTCAGCCACTACAAGCCCAACACCCTCGATCGCCGAATCCAAAGGCGAATGCTGTTGTATAAACTACAACGCTTGGAGGATTATGCCCAGTATTTGCAAAACAATCCGGGTGAAGTCAAGGCGCTCTATGAAGAAATTCTGATCCACGTCACCCATTTTTTCCGCGATCCCGAAGCATTTGAAGTGTTGAAAGAGCGAGTCTTTCCTACCATCATCGAAAACAAATCAGCAGAGTTGCCGATTCGGATTTGGGTAGCTGGGTGTTCGACGGGTGAAGAGGTGTATTCCATCGCTATCTCCTTGCTGGAGTTTTTATCAAATAAAGTAACCTCGCCGCCGATCCAAATTTTTGCCACAGACATCAGTGAAATAGCGATTGACAAAGCGAGAACGGGTATTTATGCAGAGAATCAAATGGTGGAAGTCTCACCAGAGAGCCGCCGCAGATTTTTTAATGCCCTTGAAGGCGGTGGATATCAAATTAGTAAAGCTGTCCGCGAACTGTGTGTGTTTGCTAGGCAAGACTTGGGCAGCGATCCCCCTTTTTCTAACTTAGATTTAATTAGCTGCCGGAATGTACTGATTTACTTGGACGAAACGTTGCAAAAACGGATATTGCCCATCTTTCATTACAGTCTTAATCCGACTGGCTTCTTGCTGCTAGGGACTTCAGAAAGCACAGGTAAATATTCGGACTTGTTTATTCAGATTGACAAAAAGAATAAAATATATACCAAAAAGCTAACTGCAATTCGTCCAACTTTTTCGTTCATTACCAGCAATTATCCGATAGTAAAAGTGGACGAATCAAAGCCGACCGATGAGAATCCATCGGATGAGTTTGATTTAGAGAAAAAAACTGACCAACTAATCTTGAATCGCTATGCGCCAGTGGGTGTAGTAATCAACGACAAGATGGACGTGCTGCAATTTCGGGGAGAAATCGATCTCTACCTCAAACTTTCACCTGGGAAACCGAGTCTTAACTTATTCAAAATGGTGCGCCAAGGCTTGCTCATCGAGCTACGCGCCACAATTTATCAGGCACAACGGCAAAAAATTCTAGTTAGAAGAGAAGGGTTACGAATTGAAGAGGGCGATCTTGCAAAAATCATCAATCTTGAGGTGATTCCATTCAACCCTGGGACTGGCGAAGAACTCTACTTTCTAGTTTTATTTGAATCAGCCCCACCCACAATTAATAACCCCAGCACAGTAAACCCTGAGAGCGAAGTGCAGTCAGACTTAACGCAGGAGATTGTTCAGCTAAGGCTTGAACTTGCAACCGCCATCAAAGAGCGGGCTGCAACTCAAGAATATCTGCAAGCGGTGATCCAAGAGCAAGAGCATATCAATCAAGACCTGAAAGTTGCCAATGAAGAAATCCTCTCTAGTAATGAAGAGTTGCAAAGCACCAATGAGGAGCTAGAAACTGCCAAAGAAGAGATTCAGGCAACCAACGAAGAACTCAACACCACTAATGAAGAACTTCGTAGTCGAAATCAGGAATTACACCAAGTTAATAACGATCTCACGAATTTGCTTGCCAGTATTAATATTCCCATTTTGATATTGACTTTGGACTTACGCATTCGACGTTTTACGCCAATGGCGCAGCGACTTTTCAATTTGATTCCCACCGATGCTGGACGACCTTTGAGCGACATCAGAGCAAATCTCGATGTTCCTGAGTTAGAAACTCTAATTTTGGAGGTTCTTGACACACTCAGCATCAAAGAATTAGAAGTCCAAACTCTGGGGGGACATTGGTACAACCTCCGCATCCGTCCTTATCGCACTACAGAAAACAAGATTGACGGTGTAGTGTTGGTGTTAATAGATATTGATGTTCTTAAACGCAGTGCTGCAACCTTAGAACAAGCCCGGAATTACGCTGAAGCGATTGTGGAGACGGTACAAGTACCGTTAATCGTCCTTGATTCTGATTTCCGAGTGAACAAAGCCAATCGCTCGTTTTATGAAACATTTCAGGTTTCACCAGCAGAGACAGCCCAATCTCTGATTTTTGAACTAGGGAACGGTCAATGGAACCTGCCCGGACTGCGATCGCTCTTAGAAGAAATTCTCGCCAACGATACCAGTATTAACAACTGGGAAGTAGAGCATAGTTTTGAGCGGATTGGGCAGAAAACCATGCTGCTCAATGGTTGGAAAATTATTGAACAGGGCGAGGCTCAAATGATTTTGCTGGCGATTGAAGATATTAGCGATCGCAAACAGTTAGAGTTAGAGCGATCTAAGCTACTAGAACAGGAGCAGTCAGCCCGTCAACAGGCGGAAATTGCCAACCGAGCCAAAGATGAATTCCTCTCGAACCTCTCCCATGAACTTCGTAACCCGCTTAATACGATACTGGGCTGGGCGCAACTTTTCCGCACCCGCAATTTAGATTCTTCAGCAGTCATTCGTGCCTGGGAAGTGGTGGAGCGGAGTGCTAAGGTGCAAGGTCAGTTAATCGATGATATGCTCGATGTCTCCCGAATTACGAGTGGCAAGCTTCATTTAAATACTCGTCTAATCGATCTAGTTTCAGTAGTGAATGCCGCCATTGAGTCTATCGAATTTTCCGCAGAGGCGAAAAGCATTGAAATTATTTCAGAGTTGAACTCGGCGACGGTTGTCGGAGATTTTGACCGTTTACAGCAAGTTTTGTGGAATTTACTTTCTAATGCCATTAAGTTCACTCCAGCCGGTGGGCGAGTGGGAATTATGCTCGAAGCTGTATCTACTCACGCTGAACTTCGAGTCAGCGACACCGGAATTGGCATCCGGGAAGACTTGCTGCCTTATGTTTTCGATCGCTTCCGCCAAGGAGATTCCAGCAGCAGCAAAACAAGTCAGGGACTTGGATTAGGCTTGTCAATCGTCCGTCATCTGATAGAACTTCACGGTGGAACAGTTCAAGCGCAAAGTCCAGGTGAGGGACTAGGAACCACGATCATTGTCAGGCTGCCTCTGCGCTTAATGCCACCGGAGATTACACCACCAACTTATTTAGAGCCGAGCGTTTTGTCAGAGACTCTGGACACATTAGATGGTAAAAATCCACCCCTTACCCTTGAAGGGTTATGCATCTTGGCTGTAGACGATCAAGAGGATAGCCGCGACTTATTAAAGTGGATGTTAGAAGAGTTTGGGGCTGAAGTAGTAATTGTGACATCGACAAGGGAAGCGATCGCTACTTTAACTGAATCTCCTGGCAAATATGATGTGCTTCTAGCAGATATTGGGATGCCAGAGGAGGATGGTTTTTCCCTGATTCGTCAGGTGAGAGCGCTTGAAGCTGAAGCTGGGGGACAAATTCCAGCAGCAGCAATCACTGCCTATGCCACCGAGCAAGAGCGGCAAAGGGCAATTGATGCTGGTTTCCAAATGCATCTAGCTAAACCGATTGAGCTTAGTGAATTGGTATTGATGATTGCAAATTTGAGTGGACGAGGGACAGATAATTCGTAATTCGTAATTCGTAATTGAGGTACAGAACAACTAATTTTAATTATGAAAAAGTAAAAAATGTGCGGTGTCCAGATCCCCGACTTCTTAAAGAAGTCGGGGATCTAATTTTTCACGAGTGATTTAGGATTGCCATATCAAATGTTTGAATAAACGTTTTAATTACGTATAAAATGTATAATCTGCACCTAAAACATTCTAAAGGTACAGGTTATATATTACATTTTTACTTAAAAAGATACATAGTATATTTGATTTTTTTTAATAAAACAGAAGGTATCAACTATTAATTAGAGGAGTCTTACGCATGACTGCAACCTTCATGAGGAGGCCTAAGTTTCGCAATGCACAATGGGTGAGCTTTGTTGGTGGAGAAGGGATTGTACGCAGCTACACACCTGAATATGGCAGATGGATGTATGTCATTGAGATGGCATTAGGGCTAGAGCCTGACTTTGGCAGAGTTGGTGCAGAAACGATGATACTCCTCACTGAGACAGATTTACTTACGACATACAGCGAATTTCAAGCTGGGTGTTGTAAACAATCTAAGTCTCAAACCCCTGCGTAAAGGCTGTTTTGCTTCTGTTAGCGCAGTGGGGCGTAGCTAATTCTGATACCAATTCGTAATTCGTAATTCGTAATTCGTAATTAAGGAAATATTACGTAGTCTGAGTTTCAGGGTTTGTATCTGTTTCATTATTTTTGTGAAATGGTATGACTTCTGAATTCTGCTGTAAGTAAGTTTTTGATAAGGAGGATGAAGAGGTGGAAAATGTTTAAATCTACCGATTTAATTCGGGGTAAAATCTACTCTTGCCGAGGGGAACAAATCAAATTTAGCCATCAATCTCGTAATCGGAGATTTTTCTTTGTAAACAGTAGTGGTAAGCACTTGATGTTTACATTCGATTTCATTCAGCGAGAACTTTATGAAATCAGAGTACTAGCAGAACAGTAGGGGAAGCTTCATGCAGCAAGACAACTCTGATTTAGTCAAACAAATCAAAGACTTCAAAACTTATAGTTACTCTTGAGATGTAGTTATCCAAAAATCCAATTTTGACAAACAATTAGAGAAAGACTTCAATATCATTAATGCTCATTTTAGCTGATTATAAATCAAGTACCAGTTCCTAATAAATGCTAGGAGATTTTTAACCAATGGCTAGGATGCATAGCACTTCATTAGCAGCGAGTAAAAAGGAATTATCATGAGACAACTTGTTATTGCTGAACGTGTAAGCCTCATTGGTCATATCGTGTCAACAGTATTTGGATTGGTAGGAATACTACTGGTTATACCTAATGCCCAAGTAATTTTTAACTTATCCGAGGTTGCACAAACTGCCATCCAATGGAGTATGGCAGGAGGCGGTGTAGTTTATATGATTTTAGGTGCGATAGGTGTTTTCTTGTATGCCACGCGGATTTTAGGTTTAGGTCGCGCCTTGGCATTTCTGTTGCCATCAGTATTTATTTCTCTAGGAAGTGAATTACTAGGAACCAGTACTGGTTTTCCATTTGGTCATTATAGTTACCTAAGCGGTTTAGGTTATAAGATTGCGGGTTTAGTCCCATTTACAATTCCCTTGTCGTGGTTTTATTTGGGATTGGTTTCTTACCTGCTGGCACGCGCAGGTTTAGAAGTGGACAAAAAACCCAACTTGTGGCGTCATATAAGTGCGATCGCTTTGGGTGCTTTATTACTAACCTCCTGGGATTTTGTTCTCGATCCAGCAATGAGTCAAACTTCTCTACCCTTTTGGTATTGGCAACAACCAGGCCCCTTCTTTGGAATGCCTTACCAAAACTTTGCGGGGTGGCTGGGTACTAGCTCAGTATTTATGGCTGTGACTGCACTGTTGTGGAGAAATAATCCAATTAACTGGGAGCGATCGCAGCTTAATATACCTTTAGCAGTTTATTTAAGTAACTTTGGTTTCGCTACAGTCATGAGCTTAACAGCTGGATTCTTTGTACCCGTATTGCTAGGCTTGTTGCTGGGTGTAACTCCCGCAGTGTTGCTGTGGTTGAAAGGCTCACCTACACCTGTCCAAGTTCTCATAGAAGCACCAGAAATCTCTGTAGCTAGGCTCAAAGTTACAGCGAAATGAAAGGGCGTTAGGAGTTATGAGTTATGAGTTATGAGTTAGGAGTTAAGAGTTAGGAGTTAGGAGTTAGGAGTTAGGAGTTATGAGTTAGGAGTTATGAGTTATGAGTTAGGAGTTAGGAATTAGGAGTTAAGAGTTACGAATTCTTTTATCTCCTTGTCCCCTTGTCCCCTCATCTCCCTCATCTCCCTCATCTCCCTAATCTCCCTCATCTCCCTCACTCCCCCACTCCCCCACTCCCCCACTCCCCTGCCATTCTCGCTTGGAGAGTTCTTTTATCGGCAATAAACCGGCTTCAATCTCCTGCGGCACAACGTCTGTGATCTCACAGTTGCTATTAAGGCAATCGAGAAGCAACTGATTGGCATCGTAATATTGTTGCAATACTTGCTGTTGCTGTGGGCTGAAGTGCCAGTGATGCTCAATGTTTCGATGCTTGGCGATCGCACTTTTTAACTGTTCCATCCAAGCAGGATAACTTGTTTGCCACCATGTTTGAAACTTTTCTCTACTTTGTTCTGGATCGGGCAGTAGGTCTTTAAGTTGTTGTAAAGCTTGATGTAAGCCAGCATCTTGAGCGATCGCTAAAGTATAACTCAAAGCCTCATCGCAGGCATGGACATCGGCAAAATTAGATTTGCATTCCATTACTAGATTATCTAATGCCGCATCCAAAAAAATATCTTGATCAAGGATGCAGACAAGAGCAAAGTGCGAGATCAGGTGAGGAGTTCGAGCCAGAGCAAGGTAAAACGCGCGAATTGCAGTAGTAGGCTGGGGGGGAGCAGTAAGGGACTTGTGATTTACCCAAGTCAAAAATTTTTGCAAATATGGATCTTCAGCCACTAGTGCATCAACTTCCTGCTTCATCAACAGTACGAGGAAATCTGCACTCCGCAGCATGGCAACCGTTAACAAAAAGATTTCACGCCACCTGGGTTCAGTAATATGACTCACCAGATGTTCTAACGGTTGTTCTAATGTTTGTAAATTATAACTGGCAACGATTTTTCGAGCAGTCAGGTATTCTTGAAACGTCAAATAAGAGAAGGAGAAAATCCCCCGCACTCGTTCTGCTAGTAATCCATGTTGTAACTCTATCGCCTGAAGTACCCCTTCACTATCTAATTGCAATTCCTCTGGTTCCGTCGAAGCATTCGGTAAATCACAGATATAATCGCTAATGTATTGTTCAACAATGCGTTGTTCAAAAAAGTAATTACCCTGTTCAAATGTCGCGCTAGCAACCTGACTCAGCAACTTCAGCTTTTGTGGTAATAAAAAACCTTTGTACACTTGATCCCGCTCAATTGCTTTAGTTTCGTCCCATTTGCCCAGCAGGAGGTCTAAACATTGCTTATAAAACACAGCTTTTTGAATTGGGAATTTGTTCTGGTGATGAAAAACGCAGCAGGCGAGATGCAAAAACAAGGGAGTGACAGCAAGTCTTTGAAATTGTAAGTTTTCAGGTAAATCTAGTTTCTTAATAAACTCAATTGCGTGTTCTTGTTTATTCTTGATGTTCGTTTTTGTAAGTGCTGTAAACCACTTCTGAGCAAAAGCAACAATTTGGTCTTGACTAAATGGGGCAATTTCAACATCTGTAAAGCGTCTAAGGTTGAAAGCTTTAGCCGCCGTGCGGCAGGTGACGACAAATATATTCTTTTGATACTTTTCAGAGAATCTGCGAATCTCATTGGCGACACCCTTTTTTTCTTGATGAAGCACTTCATCTAATCCATCCA
It encodes the following:
- a CDS encoding response regulator, producing the protein MYINNKFPTHPSFLQGLRVLVVDNDVNFCNSLTAMLQSYGVKVQAAFLGEQALEIFVRWQPDILLNGISSPKEDGYTLIHQVRTLAGERGKAVPAIALTSTVTEDMYQHALLAGFSLCVAKPVVVDDFVAVLGILAIANNPHTHDN
- a CDS encoding chemotaxis protein CheB gives rise to the protein MTSDQPSEQPVSESTANEAFDIEQQDIADALFPIVGIAASAGGLEAFTGVLKHLLTDTGMAFVLIQHLDPNHKSLLSEILGRTTSMPVNEVRDGVTVEPNSVYIIPPNTKMMLSGGVLQLTPREKVHGKYMPADAFFTSLAADRGHKAIAVILSGADGDGSLGLKAIKAAGGVTFAQCEDTAKFDSMPNTAVATGNVDFVLPPQKIAEELVNLSRNPFIANSLPPIAVEKLPEQGDALATIFVLLRSQTGVDFSHYKPNTLDRRIQRRMLLYKLQRLEDYAQYLQNNPGEVKALYEEILIHVTHFFRDPEAFEVLKERVFPTIIENKSAELPIRIWVAGCSTGEEVYSIAISLLEFLSNKVTSPPIQIFATDISEIAIDKARTGIYAENQMVEVSPESRRRFFNALEGGGYQISKAVRELCVFARQDLGSDPPFSNLDLISCRNVLIYLDETLQKRILPIFHYSLNPTGFLLLGTSESTGKYSDLFIQIDKKNKIYTKKLTAIRPTFSFITSNYPIVKVDESKPTDENPSDEFDLEKKTDQLILNRYAPVGVVINDKMDVLQFRGEIDLYLKLSPGKPSLNLFKMVRQGLLIELRATIYQAQRQKILVRREGLRIEEGDLAKIINLEVIPFNPGTGEELYFLVLFESAPPTINNPSTVNPESEVQSDLTQEIVQLRLELATAIKERAATQEYLQAVIQEQEHINQDLKVANEEILSSNEELQSTNEELETAKEEIQATNEELNTTNEELRSRNQELHQVNNDLTNLLASINIPILILTLDLRIRRFTPMAQRLFNLIPTDAGRPLSDIRANLDVPELETLILEVLDTLSIKELEVQTLGGHWYNLRIRPYRTTENKIDGVVLVLIDIDVLKRSAATLEQARNYAEAIVETVQVPLIVLDSDFRVNKANRSFYETFQVSPAETAQSLIFELGNGQWNLPGLRSLLEEILANDTSINNWEVEHSFERIGQKTMLLNGWKIIEQGEAQMILLAIEDISDRKQLELERSKLLEQEQSARQQAEIANRAKDEFLSNLSHELRNPLNTILGWAQLFRTRNLDSSAVIRAWEVVERSAKVQGQLIDDMLDVSRITSGKLHLNTRLIDLVSVVNAAIESIEFSAEAKSIEIISELNSATVVGDFDRLQQVLWNLLSNAIKFTPAGGRVGIMLEAVSTHAELRVSDTGIGIREDLLPYVFDRFRQGDSSSSKTSQGLGLGLSIVRHLIELHGGTVQAQSPGEGLGTTIIVRLPLRLMPPEITPPTYLEPSVLSETLDTLDGKNPPLTLEGLCILAVDDQEDSRDLLKWMLEEFGAEVVIVTSTREAIATLTESPGKYDVLLADIGMPEEDGFSLIRQVRALEAEAGGQIPAAAITAYATEQERQRAIDAGFQMHLAKPIELSELVLMIANLSGRGTDNS
- the cruF gene encoding gamma-carotene 1'-hydroxylase CruF, which produces MRQLVIAERVSLIGHIVSTVFGLVGILLVIPNAQVIFNLSEVAQTAIQWSMAGGGVVYMILGAIGVFLYATRILGLGRALAFLLPSVFISLGSELLGTSTGFPFGHYSYLSGLGYKIAGLVPFTIPLSWFYLGLVSYLLARAGLEVDKKPNLWRHISAIALGALLLTSWDFVLDPAMSQTSLPFWYWQQPGPFFGMPYQNFAGWLGTSSVFMAVTALLWRNNPINWERSQLNIPLAVYLSNFGFATVMSLTAGFFVPVLLGLLLGVTPAVLLWLKGSPTPVQVLIEAPEISVARLKVTAK
- a CDS encoding NACHT domain-containing protein; protein product: MVKRSLEASVTGIEQAKKAFAQKGWTQDNLAFEVNLKTRQPIWRFFTGRPVERYIFIEICSVLSLNWREIAANPPEEFPESKELSAAEFLDIDALVQQVRSQRFDKIQDQCGTLQLLDVSRPVRIDDIYIDVNILEEIASSQWLEFADLQKFTSKEFDRFGLGEVSQIEIAGITAVQTYSKLRVLGKLGAGKTTFLQHLAIQCNRGRFAANRVPIFVTLRDFADETRVAGEFNLLNYICKEFLTCEISDPSVVETLLLEGRVLLLLDGLDEVLHQEKKGVANEIRRFSEKYQKNIFVVTCRTAAKAFNLRRFTDVEIAPFSQDQIVAFAQKWFTALTKTNIKNKQEHAIEFIKKLDLPENLQFQRLAVTPLFLHLACCVFHHQNKFPIQKAVFYKQCLDLLLGKWDETKAIERDQVYKGFLLPQKLKLLSQVASATFEQGNYFFEQRIVEQYISDYICDLPNASTEPEELQLDSEGVLQAIELQHGLLAERVRGIFSFSYLTFQEYLTARKIVASYNLQTLEQPLEHLVSHITEPRWREIFLLTVAMLRSADFLVLLMKQEVDALVAEDPYLQKFLTWVNHKSLTAPPQPTTAIRAFYLALARTPHLISHFALVCILDQDIFLDAALDNLVMECKSNFADVHACDEALSYTLAIAQDAGLHQALQQLKDLLPDPEQSREKFQTWWQTSYPAWMEQLKSAIAKHRNIEHHWHFSPQQQQVLQQYYDANQLLLDCLNSNCEITDVVPQEIEAGLLPIKELSKREWQGSGGVGEWGSEGDEGD